A DNA window from Bradyrhizobium sp. CCBAU 53421 contains the following coding sequences:
- a CDS encoding cold-shock protein gives MTTGTVKWFNSQKGFGFIQPEDGSSDVFVHMSAVERAGLSGLAEGQKVHYEVKTDRIRGKVSAESLSLA, from the coding sequence ATGACGACAGGTACTGTTAAGTGGTTCAATAGCCAAAAGGGTTTCGGTTTTATCCAGCCGGAAGACGGCAGCAGCGATGTGTTCGTTCACATGAGCGCGGTCGAACGGGCCGGTCTTTCGGGTCTCGCGGAGGGCCAAAAGGTCCACTACGAGGTCAAGACCGACAGGATTCGGGGCAAGGTCAGCGCCGAGAGCCTCTCGCTGGCGTGA
- a CDS encoding transcriptional regulator, which translates to MSVKKPAELSPESIARANRKRLAVEEGARAMVDVGRQAIEVRKNMARLRELRETREAAAATCLTPLPALSPKKRTRKLPR; encoded by the coding sequence ATGAGCGTCAAGAAGCCGGCAGAATTATCACCGGAAAGCATCGCGCGTGCGAACCGAAAGCGATTGGCCGTTGAAGAAGGAGCGCGCGCGATGGTGGATGTCGGAAGGCAGGCCATCGAGGTTCGCAAAAACATGGCGCGACTTCGAGAACTCCGCGAGACCAGGGAAGCCGCCGCTGCAACGTGTCTGACACCGTTGCCGGCGCTTTCGCCAAAGAAGCGCACCAGGAAGTTGCCGCGATAG
- a CDS encoding Crp/Fnr family transcriptional regulator codes for MPIEMVIRKLRLHSELPDADVAALRSIVAPVKIYPEDSVIIREGEPSTQCCVILSGFAYRSKVSEQGKRQILSFHIAGDMPDLHGLPLKRMDHDLTTLSEAQLGFINHDSLERILITRPALARALWRETLLDAALFRQWIVNLGTRSASGRLAYLIAELRQRLGAMGMVANEQFNFPVTQSKLADALGLSVVHVNRVLQAFRSQGILDLKRSVVTLGDLEKIVELGGFDSLEDDISTA; via the coding sequence ATGCCCATCGAGATGGTGATACGCAAATTGCGGCTGCACTCTGAGTTGCCTGACGCGGATGTTGCGGCGCTCAGGTCGATCGTGGCGCCGGTAAAGATTTATCCGGAAGATTCGGTCATCATTCGCGAAGGGGAGCCCAGTACTCAGTGCTGCGTGATACTGAGCGGCTTTGCGTACCGGTCCAAGGTTTCGGAACAGGGGAAGCGGCAGATCCTGTCTTTCCACATTGCGGGCGACATGCCCGATCTCCACGGCCTGCCGCTGAAGCGCATGGATCATGACCTGACGACGCTCTCGGAGGCGCAGCTCGGTTTTATCAATCATGATTCGCTGGAGCGGATCCTCATCACCCGTCCGGCATTGGCGCGGGCACTCTGGCGAGAAACGCTTCTCGATGCAGCGCTATTCCGACAGTGGATCGTCAATCTGGGCACGCGATCGGCGTCAGGACGCTTGGCCTATCTGATTGCGGAATTGCGCCAGAGACTTGGAGCCATGGGGATGGTAGCCAACGAGCAGTTTAACTTTCCGGTTACGCAATCGAAGCTCGCCGACGCGCTTGGACTAAGCGTCGTGCACGTCAACCGAGTCCTTCAAGCGTTCCGCTCGCAGGGTATTCTTGATTTGAAGCGAAGCGTGGTCACGCTTGGCGATCTCGAGAAGATCGTCGAGCTCGGCGGGTTTGACAGTCTCGAGGACGACATTAGCACGGCATAG
- a CDS encoding Hsp20 family protein: MRTYDFSPLFRSTIGFDRLFDLAEMANRAGGDDNYPPYNIERVAEDRYQIALAVAGFSPDEISVTAEQNVLTIEGNKLEKAEREYLYQGISTRRFKRQFSLADHVQVKGAAFDNGLLKVELAREIPEAMKPRRIAINAASTKAPRQLESAA, translated from the coding sequence ATGCGCACATACGACTTCTCCCCTCTCTTCCGCTCGACGATCGGCTTCGACCGTCTTTTCGATCTTGCCGAGATGGCCAATCGGGCCGGTGGCGACGACAACTATCCCCCCTACAATATCGAACGGGTGGCCGAAGATCGCTACCAGATTGCGCTTGCAGTCGCAGGCTTCTCACCTGACGAGATTTCGGTGACGGCCGAGCAGAACGTCCTCACGATCGAAGGTAACAAGCTCGAAAAGGCCGAGCGCGAATACCTCTACCAGGGGATCTCGACCCGGAGGTTCAAGCGGCAGTTCAGCTTGGCCGATCACGTTCAGGTAAAGGGTGCTGCATTCGACAACGGGCTTCTCAAGGTCGAGCTTGCGCGCGAGATTCCCGAGGCCATGAAGCCGCGGCGGATCGCGATTAACGCAGCGTCGACGAAGGCGCCCCGACAGCTCGAATCTGCGGCCTGA
- the rpoH gene encoding RNA polymerase sigma factor RpoH, with protein MPTIAALPSLSSRDGLSRYLTEIRKFPLLEASEEVACAKSWRDHGDRQAAYRLVTSHLRLAAKIAMSYRHYGLPIADIVSEANLGLMQAVKRFEPERGFRLATYAMWWIKASVQEYILRSWSLVRMGTTPAQKKLFFKLRQLKTRIAAADEGDLRPEHVNYISKQLKVSPPDVIEMNRRLRGDHSLNVAIGDAEATEEWQDRLIDPTPDPESRLSEIDDYHRRKVALKEALNTLSARQRAIVEARLLADEPKTLDELAREHRVSRERIRQIEGRAVELIRRAVQARIADTQARSTSRLKAQRSLQAKFPSYARSR; from the coding sequence ATGCCTACCATCGCTGCGCTGCCCTCCCTATCCTCGAGGGACGGGCTCTCTCGGTACCTAACTGAGATTCGAAAATTCCCCCTTCTTGAAGCTTCCGAAGAGGTCGCTTGCGCAAAGAGCTGGCGAGATCACGGCGATCGGCAGGCGGCATACCGCCTCGTGACAAGCCACCTGCGTCTGGCCGCAAAGATCGCAATGAGTTACCGCCATTACGGCTTGCCAATTGCCGACATCGTCTCAGAGGCCAATCTCGGCTTGATGCAAGCCGTCAAGCGCTTTGAACCCGAGAGGGGTTTTCGGCTGGCCACTTATGCCATGTGGTGGATCAAGGCGTCGGTCCAGGAATACATCCTGAGATCGTGGTCGCTCGTGCGGATGGGCACCACGCCCGCACAAAAAAAGCTGTTCTTCAAGCTAAGGCAGCTCAAGACCAGAATTGCCGCCGCCGACGAAGGTGATTTGAGACCGGAGCACGTCAATTATATCTCTAAGCAGCTCAAGGTGAGCCCGCCGGACGTTATTGAAATGAACCGTCGGTTGCGCGGTGATCATTCGTTGAATGTTGCGATTGGCGATGCGGAGGCAACAGAAGAATGGCAGGACCGCCTGATAGATCCTACCCCAGATCCAGAAAGCCGCCTCAGCGAGATCGATGACTATCATCGGCGAAAGGTCGCACTGAAGGAAGCGCTCAACACCCTGTCAGCGCGCCAGCGGGCCATCGTCGAGGCGCGCCTGCTCGCCGATGAACCGAAGACTTTGGACGAACTGGCGCGGGAGCACAGGGTTTCGCGCGAACGGATCCGGCAGATAGAAGGGCGTGCGGTCGAGTTGATCAGGAGGGCGGTCCAGGCCCGCATCGCCGACACCCAAGCACGCTCGACCTCCAGGCTGAAGGCACAACGGTCGCTGCAGGCCAAGTTTCCTAGCTACGCGAGATCTCGATAA
- the groL gene encoding chaperonin GroEL (60 kDa chaperone family; promotes refolding of misfolded polypeptides especially under stressful conditions; forms two stacked rings of heptamers to form a barrel-shaped 14mer; ends can be capped by GroES; misfolded proteins enter the barrel where they are refolded when GroES binds), which produces MAAKDVKFSTEARDRLLRGVDTLANAVKVTLGPKGRNVVIEKSFGAPRITKDGVTVAKEIELEDKFENMGAQMVREVASKTNDLAGDGTTTATVLAQAIVKEGAKSVAAGMNPMDLKRGIDLAVETIVSDLKTHAKRITSNDEIAQVGTISANGDTEIGRFLADAMQKVGNEGVITVEEAKHLNTELEVVEGMQFDRGYVSPYFVTNTEKMRVELEDPYILIHEKKLSGLQTMLPLLEAVVQSGKPLLIVAEDVEGEALATLVVNRLRGGLKVAAVKAPGFGDRRKAMLEDIAILTGGTAISEDLGIKLENVTLNMLGRAKKVVVDKENTTIVNGAGAKKDIAARVAQIKAQIDDTTSDYDREKLQERLAKLAGGVAVIRVGGATEVEVKERKDRVDDALHATRAAVEEGILPGGGVALLRALRALDGIKTANADQKAGIDIVRRAIQVPARQIVQNAGEDGSLVVGKLLEHSDYNWGFNAATGDYQDLVKAGVIDPAKVVRTALQDASSVASLLITTEALVADKPKKADPAPVAPSMDF; this is translated from the coding sequence ATGGCTGCCAAGGACGTAAAATTTTCGACCGAAGCCCGCGACCGCCTACTGCGCGGCGTGGACACACTGGCAAACGCAGTGAAGGTCACGCTCGGTCCCAAGGGACGCAACGTGGTGATCGAAAAGTCGTTTGGCGCGCCGCGCATCACCAAGGACGGCGTCACCGTCGCCAAAGAAATCGAGCTTGAGGACAAGTTCGAGAACATGGGCGCACAGATGGTCCGCGAAGTGGCATCGAAAACCAACGACCTCGCCGGCGACGGTACCACCACCGCGACGGTGCTGGCGCAGGCCATCGTCAAGGAGGGCGCGAAATCGGTGGCTGCTGGCATGAATCCGATGGACCTCAAGCGCGGCATTGACCTTGCGGTGGAGACAATTGTCTCCGATCTGAAAACTCATGCGAAGAGGATCACGTCCAACGACGAGATCGCGCAGGTCGGCACCATCTCCGCCAATGGCGACACCGAGATCGGCCGCTTCCTTGCAGACGCGATGCAGAAGGTCGGCAACGAAGGCGTAATCACGGTTGAGGAAGCGAAGCACCTCAACACCGAACTCGAGGTGGTCGAGGGCATGCAGTTCGATCGCGGATATGTCTCGCCGTACTTTGTCACCAACACCGAGAAGATGCGGGTCGAGCTCGAAGACCCCTACATCCTGATCCACGAGAAAAAGCTGTCCGGACTGCAGACCATGCTGCCGCTGCTCGAAGCAGTGGTGCAATCGGGCAAGCCGCTCCTCATCGTGGCGGAAGACGTCGAGGGGGAAGCGCTCGCGACCCTGGTCGTGAATCGGTTACGCGGTGGGCTGAAGGTCGCTGCCGTCAAGGCGCCGGGGTTCGGCGATCGCCGCAAGGCGATGTTGGAGGATATTGCGATCCTCACCGGCGGCACAGCGATCTCAGAAGACCTCGGCATCAAGCTCGAGAACGTCACTCTCAACATGCTCGGCCGCGCCAAGAAGGTGGTGGTCGACAAGGAGAACACCACGATCGTCAACGGTGCCGGCGCCAAGAAGGACATCGCGGCGCGCGTCGCCCAGATCAAGGCCCAGATCGACGACACCACGTCCGATTACGATCGGGAGAAACTGCAGGAGCGGCTGGCCAAGCTCGCAGGCGGCGTCGCCGTGATCCGCGTCGGTGGTGCCACAGAGGTCGAGGTGAAAGAGCGCAAAGACCGGGTGGACGACGCCCTTCATGCGACCCGGGCCGCGGTCGAGGAAGGCATTCTTCCTGGCGGCGGGGTCGCCCTGCTGCGCGCGCTCAGAGCGCTCGACGGCATCAAGACGGCCAACGCCGACCAGAAGGCTGGCATCGACATCGTGCGTCGCGCGATCCAGGTGCCGGCACGGCAGATCGTCCAGAACGCGGGCGAGGATGGCTCCCTGGTTGTCGGCAAGCTCCTTGAGCACAGCGACTACAACTGGGGCTTCAATGCGGCCACCGGCGATTACCAGGACCTGGTCAAGGCCGGCGTGATCGATCCGGCCAAGGTCGTACGCACCGCGCTCCAGGACGCATCCTCGGTCGCTTCGCTGCTGATCACGACCGAGGCGCTGGTGGCCGACAAGCCCAAGAAGGCGGACCCGGCTCCGGTCGCGCCGTCGATGGACTTCTGA
- the groES gene encoding co-chaperone GroES: MHFRPLHDRVLVRRLDAEEKTAGGIIIPDTAKEKPQEGEIIAAGPGARNEQGQLIPLDVKAGDRVLFGKWSGTEVRIDGQDLLIMKESDLLGVVEDSGKLKKAA; the protein is encoded by the coding sequence ATGCATTTCCGTCCGCTGCACGATCGTGTGCTCGTGCGCCGCCTTGATGCCGAGGAAAAAACCGCCGGCGGCATCATCATTCCCGACACCGCAAAGGAGAAGCCGCAGGAAGGCGAAATCATCGCCGCCGGTCCCGGAGCGCGGAATGAACAGGGACAGTTGATCCCGCTCGATGTGAAGGCTGGAGACCGGGTCCTGTTCGGTAAATGGTCGGGGACGGAGGTGAGGATCGACGGCCAGGATCTCTTGATCATGAAGGAGAGCGACCTTCTTGGTGTCGTCGAAGACAGCGGCAAGCTGAAGAAGGCGGCCTAA
- a CDS encoding NADH dehydrogenase ubiquinone Fe-S protein 4, whose protein sequence is MTSAPRRKEEWKLKFERRTPQSIEPLMGWTEDDDPLAQLELSFPSAEAAIAYARGQELQYLLLDRPARDQDPGLVSPHGVSAGPAAPDPRRKSETLMRAAPRTITRRKMPFPRISVSVISRGLQSNTAWTSSANRCSGLPSSGRLHPRRGWASEGRHAGCVTR, encoded by the coding sequence ATGACTTCAGCGCCAAGGCGGAAAGAGGAATGGAAACTTAAGTTTGAGCGTCGCACGCCGCAAAGCATCGAGCCATTGATGGGTTGGACGGAGGACGATGACCCGCTCGCCCAACTCGAGCTCTCATTTCCCTCAGCAGAGGCGGCGATCGCCTACGCTCGCGGACAAGAGTTGCAGTACCTGCTTCTGGATCGTCCAGCACGTGACCAAGACCCCGGGCTAGTCTCGCCTCATGGCGTATCTGCGGGCCCAGCAGCGCCGGATCCGCGACGGAAGTCTGAGACGCTTATGAGGGCAGCTCCGCGAACCATTACTCGCCGTAAGATGCCCTTTCCGAGGATTTCGGTTTCGGTGATCTCAAGAGGCTTGCAATCGAACACTGCTTGGACGTCGAGCGCGAACCGGTGTTCAGGACTTCCGTCATCAGGGCGTCTTCATCCGAGACGAGGCTGGGCGTCAGAGGGGCGTCATGCAGGATGCGTCACCCGCTGA
- a CDS encoding MarC family protein, producing MLWNQFIGITMLLYALTNPVGAIPIFLVITRQAGSANIHRIIVLACTAVAVFFVGAAVLGKEILGFFNVGLNDFRIAGGLLALVIALEMFQAQSGKFIQSPSGVDSSEVDIHGMAITPFAFPLLVGPAEVSIIITLSNDNPGWLSKALLAAASLSATFLIGVTLWTAAAIERFLGKTGINVITRIMALIVAAIGVNFIMTGLRSELPGLAG from the coding sequence ATGCTTTGGAATCAGTTCATCGGAATCACGATGCTGCTCTACGCGCTGACGAATCCGGTCGGTGCGATTCCAATCTTTCTCGTGATCACGCGGCAAGCCGGAAGCGCGAATATCCATCGTATCATCGTTCTGGCCTGCACGGCGGTCGCGGTCTTCTTCGTTGGGGCCGCCGTGCTCGGCAAGGAAATCCTGGGCTTTTTCAACGTCGGTCTCAATGACTTCCGTATCGCGGGTGGGTTGCTCGCGCTGGTCATCGCGCTCGAGATGTTTCAGGCCCAGTCTGGGAAATTCATACAATCACCCAGCGGGGTGGACAGCAGTGAGGTGGATATTCATGGAATGGCGATTACGCCGTTTGCATTCCCGTTACTGGTCGGCCCAGCCGAAGTGAGCATCATCATCACCCTCTCCAATGATAATCCTGGCTGGCTATCGAAGGCGCTGCTTGCCGCGGCGTCGCTCAGTGCAACATTCTTGATCGGGGTGACCCTCTGGACGGCGGCGGCGATTGAGCGGTTCCTGGGAAAGACCGGAATTAACGTCATAACCCGCATCATGGCGCTCATCGTAGCGGCGATAGGCGTGAACTTCATAATGACGGGCCTTCGGAGCGAATTGCCCGGATTGGCGGGCTGA
- a CDS encoding Hsp20 family protein, giving the protein MRTYDFSPLWRSSIGFDRLFDLLDETQHRSEDNYPPYNIERLGEDRYQISVALAGFSQDEISVTAEQNVLTVEGRKGEKDQHEFLYRGISARPFKRQFNLADYVQVKTAMFDNGLLRIELVREIPEAMKPRRIAIESDAPAAQLTQKAA; this is encoded by the coding sequence ATGAGGACATACGATTTCTCCCCCCTGTGGCGTTCGAGCATCGGATTCGACCGCCTCTTCGATCTTCTCGACGAAACCCAGCATCGGTCCGAAGACAATTACCCGCCCTACAACATCGAGCGGCTCGGCGAAGACCGTTACCAGATCTCGGTGGCACTGGCCGGCTTCAGCCAGGATGAGATTTCCGTGACGGCCGAGCAGAACGTACTGACCGTAGAGGGGCGCAAGGGCGAGAAGGATCAGCACGAATTCCTCTATCGGGGCATCTCGGCGCGTCCCTTTAAACGGCAGTTCAACCTCGCCGATTACGTCCAAGTAAAGACGGCGATGTTCGACAACGGTCTGCTGCGGATCGAGCTCGTGCGCGAAATCCCCGAGGCCATGAAGCCGCGGCGCATCGCCATCGAAAGCGACGCTCCTGCCGCGCAACTCACGCAGAAGGCGGCCTGA
- a CDS encoding Hsp20/alpha crystallin family protein — translation MGIRDLVPWTKGQELSTRREGFDPFLTLHREMNRLFDDAFRGFGSLGRVNTPLMEGQFSWPRLELSESDKEVSVSAELPGLSEKDVQVEIVNGVLSIRGERKAERSDDSKFVSERYYGSFERQISLDGVEEDKAKAEFKNGVLTVTLPKSEQSRSSVKRIAINSN, via the coding sequence ATGGGTATTCGCGATCTTGTTCCCTGGACGAAAGGTCAAGAACTCTCAACCAGACGCGAGGGATTTGATCCGTTTCTTACGCTCCACCGCGAGATGAACCGCCTGTTCGATGATGCCTTCCGCGGCTTTGGCTCTTTGGGTCGCGTCAACACTCCGCTGATGGAAGGCCAGTTCAGCTGGCCGCGCCTGGAACTGAGCGAGAGTGACAAGGAGGTCTCGGTTTCTGCCGAACTCCCGGGCCTCAGCGAAAAGGATGTCCAGGTTGAAATCGTCAATGGCGTCCTTTCGATCCGCGGTGAAAGGAAAGCTGAACGCAGCGACGATTCCAAGTTCGTCAGCGAGCGATATTACGGATCCTTCGAGCGTCAGATTTCGCTTGATGGCGTCGAAGAAGACAAGGCGAAAGCCGAATTCAAGAACGGCGTCCTCACCGTCACGCTACCGAAGTCCGAGCAATCGAGATCGAGCGTCAAGCGTATTGCGATCAATAGCAACTGA
- a CDS encoding MarR family winged helix-turn-helix transcriptional regulator produces MKRDGWNPSESPTMLVTRCAHLLARQNDSRFRALGISVNQLPVLVQLKDGSSRTQGELTRFAGIEQPSMAELLRRMERDGLVVREPNPTDRRSSLIKLADHVFDQIGAARAALTETSNMALEGFSNEETELLVGLLRRIIANLGDDDRWFTDAAKRSGPQPT; encoded by the coding sequence GTGAAGCGAGACGGCTGGAATCCCAGTGAATCGCCGACGATGCTGGTGACACGCTGCGCGCATCTTCTCGCACGGCAGAACGACAGCAGGTTTAGAGCGCTTGGGATAAGCGTCAATCAGCTACCTGTGCTCGTGCAACTCAAGGACGGCAGTAGCCGGACGCAGGGCGAACTGACTCGCTTTGCCGGCATCGAACAGCCCAGCATGGCGGAGTTGCTGCGGCGGATGGAACGCGACGGGCTGGTGGTGCGAGAGCCTAACCCGACGGACCGGCGGAGCAGCCTCATAAAGCTGGCCGATCATGTCTTCGATCAGATCGGCGCCGCCCGCGCCGCCCTGACGGAGACCAGCAACATGGCGCTCGAAGGCTTCTCGAACGAGGAGACTGAACTGCTGGTCGGGCTGCTACGGCGCATAATAGCGAACCTCGGCGACGACGATCGATGGTTCACCGACGCCGCCAAGCGATCCGGGCCGCAGCCGACATGA
- a CDS encoding NAD(P)/FAD-dependent oxidoreductase, with translation MQKGGIAIIGGGPGGLMLARVLQHHGVAATVFEREARTSARQQGGSLDIHEPSGQWALKVAGLHDRFRELARYDHQGGAIYDEHGRKRFEEPDFGSGTRPEIDRSQLRQILLDSLDTDVVRWGVKVVEISEKATGRFDVMDEAGLLGTFDLVVGADGAWSRVRPLLTAVKPAYSGVVAYDIRITSVDERHPDLAAMLPRGKISAIGRHRGLMAQRSSRGEIHIYLMLPVPEKDLLPGPVNLGSVETARCDMRNLLQGWAPSLLRFVEAFDELPIQRPIVGLPAGFTWPHHHGVTLIGDAAHVMAPFGGEGVNLALQDAAELGLALARHGISDSTIEDVERRMMRRAEPAATIGLEGIRGFVAEHALERVLRRFEAFSHGARGAAQPAR, from the coding sequence ATGCAAAAGGGAGGGATCGCCATTATCGGCGGCGGGCCGGGCGGACTGATGCTCGCTCGCGTCCTTCAGCATCATGGCGTGGCTGCCACAGTGTTCGAACGCGAAGCGCGTACGTCCGCGCGTCAACAGGGCGGCTCGCTCGATATTCACGAGCCATCGGGTCAATGGGCGCTGAAAGTGGCCGGCCTCCATGACCGCTTCCGCGAACTTGCCCGATATGACCATCAGGGCGGCGCCATCTACGATGAGCATGGTAGGAAGCGCTTCGAGGAGCCCGACTTCGGCTCAGGCACCAGGCCGGAGATCGATCGCAGCCAGTTGCGCCAAATCCTGCTCGACAGCTTGGACACAGACGTCGTGCGCTGGGGCGTGAAGGTCGTCGAGATCAGTGAGAAAGCGACGGGGCGTTTCGATGTGATGGACGAAGCGGGCCTGCTCGGCACTTTCGATCTCGTCGTCGGCGCGGATGGTGCATGGTCGAGGGTCCGGCCGCTGCTGACGGCAGTGAAGCCCGCTTATTCAGGCGTTGTCGCCTATGATATCCGCATCACCTCGGTCGACGAGCGGCACCCTGACCTTGCTGCGATGCTGCCACGCGGGAAGATCAGTGCGATCGGACGTCATCGGGGCTTGATGGCCCAGCGCAGTAGCCGTGGCGAAATCCACATCTACCTTATGCTACCCGTACCGGAAAAAGACCTGTTGCCTGGCCCTGTGAACCTCGGCTCCGTCGAGACGGCCCGCTGCGATATGAGAAACCTCTTGCAGGGCTGGGCGCCATCCCTGCTCCGGTTTGTCGAGGCGTTCGATGAACTGCCCATTCAACGTCCGATCGTGGGGTTGCCCGCCGGATTCACGTGGCCACACCATCATGGCGTGACGCTGATCGGGGATGCCGCGCATGTCATGGCGCCGTTCGGTGGCGAGGGCGTGAATCTCGCGTTGCAGGATGCGGCCGAACTGGGACTGGCGCTTGCCCGGCACGGAATCTCTGACAGCACGATAGAAGATGTCGAGCGTCGGATGATGCGGCGGGCGGAACCCGCGGCTACGATCGGGCTGGAAGGTATTCGCGGGTTTGTTGCGGAGCATGCCCTTGAACGCGTTCTCCGCCGTTTCGAAGCTTTCAGCCATGGCGCCAGGGGGGCGGCGCAACCAGCACGCTAA
- a CDS encoding helix-turn-helix domain-containing protein, protein MHKSPAVETDDGFARMSLPDIRINYDPIDPDQFDRPIISMSIETGQGNDELPLHSHKKGQLVVASHGSVMCRAPGGLWIVPPQGAVWIPAGVLHSNCMSDAGKVYVVFIDPQASALPTTCCTFTISSLVRELIHRLSVFPPLYPMEGPTSRLGRVLLDELVQMTTEQMYLPISTDSRLQHLAASLLNDPADRSTVDELAARYAMSERTFARLVLKETGMTFGRWRQRLHILVALQRLSAGSSVQAVSLDLGYETPSAFITMFKKTMGKSPRRFLAERSSFVGHELPA, encoded by the coding sequence ATGCACAAGTCACCCGCTGTTGAAACGGACGACGGCTTTGCCCGAATGAGCTTGCCGGACATTCGGATCAATTACGATCCGATCGATCCAGACCAGTTCGACCGACCGATTATCTCCATGTCCATCGAGACAGGTCAGGGGAACGATGAACTGCCGCTTCATTCGCACAAGAAGGGGCAGCTGGTGGTGGCCTCTCATGGATCGGTCATGTGCCGCGCTCCGGGAGGACTATGGATCGTTCCGCCACAGGGTGCTGTATGGATACCCGCCGGAGTCCTGCACAGCAACTGCATGTCGGACGCCGGAAAGGTCTACGTCGTCTTCATCGATCCACAGGCGAGTGCGCTTCCAACCACATGCTGCACGTTCACGATATCGTCGCTGGTCCGCGAGTTGATCCATCGATTGTCGGTATTTCCGCCCTTGTATCCGATGGAGGGACCGACAAGCCGACTCGGGCGCGTCCTGCTCGACGAACTGGTGCAGATGACGACCGAGCAGATGTATCTGCCGATCTCCACCGATAGTCGACTTCAGCATCTTGCCGCATCGCTTCTCAATGATCCTGCCGATCGGAGCACAGTCGACGAGTTAGCTGCTCGATACGCCATGAGCGAGCGCACATTCGCCCGCCTGGTATTGAAGGAAACCGGAATGACATTCGGACGCTGGCGGCAGCGTCTTCACATCCTTGTCGCGCTGCAGCGCCTGTCGGCCGGATCTTCCGTCCAGGCGGTCTCGCTCGATCTGGGCTATGAAACGCCCAGCGCCTTCATCACCATGTTCAAGAAGACGATGGGCAAGAGCCCTCGTCGCTTCCTCGCTGAGCGGTCCAGCTTCGTCGGTCACGAGTTGCCGGCATAG